One region of Primulina tabacum isolate GXHZ01 chromosome 1, ASM2559414v2, whole genome shotgun sequence genomic DNA includes:
- the LOC142511428 gene encoding uncharacterized protein LOC142511428 isoform X2, which produces MIKRRFYRFEHGDRDAPSDSSSSDSEVEAETNDGTEVEDEEDNEFGEVGEKEIMSSSSGYESEDSSVNEINLDSSGLPTSDDDMTTENGGLNIVGSLTRHEGSTNLVDNRDKPEKNDTEFVMADCVLKCKSVFKCRLCPRIVCLSEESLKAHLNSKRHARSMKLQREGRLKLMLKDDGKIEGETELEKHATNTVSGQVSAKPKKKVKGRFKPKKRIRQEEKGSRRVKRPDDSRGKRRKNNS; this is translated from the exons ATGATTAAAAGGCGATTTTATAGATTCGAACACGGTGATAGGGATGCCCCTTCTGACTCTTCTTCTTCCGACTCTGAAGTGGAGGCTGAGACCAATGACGGAACAGAAGTTGAAGATGAAGAAGACAATGAGTTTGGAGAAGTTGGAGAGAAGGAAATCATGTCATCTTCTTCAG GATATGAAAGTGAGGACAGTTCGGTGAATGAAATTAATCTTGACTCATCAG GTTTACCTACAAGCGATGATGACATGACTACGGAAAATGGCGGACTGAATATTGTTGGAAGTCTTACAAGACATGAGGGCAGTACTAATCTCGTTGATAACCGGGATAAACCTGAAAAGAACGACACTGAATTTGTAATGGCAGATTGTGTCTTGAAATGTAAATCGGTGTTCAAGTGCAGACTATGCCCTAGGATAGTATGCTTGTCAGAGGAGAGTCTAAAAGCCCATCTTAACTCCAAG AGACATGCTCGCTCTATGAAATTACAGAGAGAAGGAAGGCTTAAGCTTATGCTGAAAGATGATGGGAAAATTGAGGGAGAGACTGAACTTGAGAAACATGCTACAAATACGGTTTCCGGACAG GTGTCAGCCAAGCCTAAAAAGAAAGTGAAAGGAAGATTCAAGCCGAAGAAGAGAATCAGACAG GAGGAAAAAGGGTCCCGGAGAGTAAAGCGGCCAGATGATTCTCGAGGAAAGAGACGGAAGAACAATAGTTGA
- the LOC142511428 gene encoding uncharacterized protein LOC142511428 isoform X1 — MIKRRFYRFEHGDRDAPSDSSSSDSEVEAETNDGTEVEDEEDNEFGEVGEKEIMSSSSGYESEDSSVNEINLDSSGLPTSDDDMTTENGGLNIVGSLTRHEGSTNLVDNRDKPEKNDTEFVMADCVLKCKSVFKCRLCPRIVCLSEESLKAHLNSKRHARSMKLQREGRLKLMLKDDGKIEGETELEKHATNTVSGQQVSAKPKKKVKGRFKPKKRIRQEEKGSRRVKRPDDSRGKRRKNNS; from the exons ATGATTAAAAGGCGATTTTATAGATTCGAACACGGTGATAGGGATGCCCCTTCTGACTCTTCTTCTTCCGACTCTGAAGTGGAGGCTGAGACCAATGACGGAACAGAAGTTGAAGATGAAGAAGACAATGAGTTTGGAGAAGTTGGAGAGAAGGAAATCATGTCATCTTCTTCAG GATATGAAAGTGAGGACAGTTCGGTGAATGAAATTAATCTTGACTCATCAG GTTTACCTACAAGCGATGATGACATGACTACGGAAAATGGCGGACTGAATATTGTTGGAAGTCTTACAAGACATGAGGGCAGTACTAATCTCGTTGATAACCGGGATAAACCTGAAAAGAACGACACTGAATTTGTAATGGCAGATTGTGTCTTGAAATGTAAATCGGTGTTCAAGTGCAGACTATGCCCTAGGATAGTATGCTTGTCAGAGGAGAGTCTAAAAGCCCATCTTAACTCCAAG AGACATGCTCGCTCTATGAAATTACAGAGAGAAGGAAGGCTTAAGCTTATGCTGAAAGATGATGGGAAAATTGAGGGAGAGACTGAACTTGAGAAACATGCTACAAATACGGTTTCCGGACAG CAGGTGTCAGCCAAGCCTAAAAAGAAAGTGAAAGGAAGATTCAAGCCGAAGAAGAGAATCAGACAG GAGGAAAAAGGGTCCCGGAGAGTAAAGCGGCCAGATGATTCTCGAGGAAAGAGACGGAAGAACAATAGTTGA
- the LOC142511428 gene encoding uncharacterized protein LOC142511428 isoform X3 yields the protein MIKRRFYRFEHGDRDAPSDSSSSDSEVEAETNDGTEVEDEEDNEFGEVGEKEIMSSSSGLPTSDDDMTTENGGLNIVGSLTRHEGSTNLVDNRDKPEKNDTEFVMADCVLKCKSVFKCRLCPRIVCLSEESLKAHLNSKRHARSMKLQREGRLKLMLKDDGKIEGETELEKHATNTVSGQQVSAKPKKKVKGRFKPKKRIRQEEKGSRRVKRPDDSRGKRRKNNS from the exons ATGATTAAAAGGCGATTTTATAGATTCGAACACGGTGATAGGGATGCCCCTTCTGACTCTTCTTCTTCCGACTCTGAAGTGGAGGCTGAGACCAATGACGGAACAGAAGTTGAAGATGAAGAAGACAATGAGTTTGGAGAAGTTGGAGAGAAGGAAATCATGTCATCTTCTTCAG GTTTACCTACAAGCGATGATGACATGACTACGGAAAATGGCGGACTGAATATTGTTGGAAGTCTTACAAGACATGAGGGCAGTACTAATCTCGTTGATAACCGGGATAAACCTGAAAAGAACGACACTGAATTTGTAATGGCAGATTGTGTCTTGAAATGTAAATCGGTGTTCAAGTGCAGACTATGCCCTAGGATAGTATGCTTGTCAGAGGAGAGTCTAAAAGCCCATCTTAACTCCAAG AGACATGCTCGCTCTATGAAATTACAGAGAGAAGGAAGGCTTAAGCTTATGCTGAAAGATGATGGGAAAATTGAGGGAGAGACTGAACTTGAGAAACATGCTACAAATACGGTTTCCGGACAG CAGGTGTCAGCCAAGCCTAAAAAGAAAGTGAAAGGAAGATTCAAGCCGAAGAAGAGAATCAGACAG GAGGAAAAAGGGTCCCGGAGAGTAAAGCGGCCAGATGATTCTCGAGGAAAGAGACGGAAGAACAATAGTTGA